The Fuscovulum sp. sequence AGATCGTGGGGAAAGCTGTGGGCATGGGCGAATTGCAGGCGCACCAGATTGTCGACGGCATCGGTATCGGCATTCTGCACGGCGGTGTAATCGGCATAGGCCTTTGCTTCATCCTCGGTCGGGCGGCAGATGACATGGCTGAAGGTCAGCACGTTCACATCGCGCCCCTTGGCCTTGGCCTGCGCCTTCAGTTCCGCGATTTCCACCTTTGAGCGTTCAAGGTCGATGGCGGGGGTGAACAGGAAGTTGGCATTGTCGGTGGCAAATTCGCGGCCTTGCGGGCTGCCTGCCGCGTTGATGATGGGGACCGTGCCGCGCATCGGTTTCGGGTCGCCCTTCACCTTGGCGGCTTTGAAGTACTTGCCGTCCCAGTCGAAATGATCGTCCGATGTCCACAGCTTGCGGATCAGGTCGAACCATTCCTGCGCATAGCTGTAACGGGTTTCATGGTCATCGGGCAGGGTCAGACCCAGCGCCTCATATTCCGGCTTGTTCCATCCCGCGACGATGTTCAGCCCCGCGCGGCCGTGGCCGATCTGGTCGATCGTGGCCATCTGCTTGGCCACCACGACGGGGTGGTTGGCGGCAGTGTGGATGGTGGCGAAGACGGCGATGTTCTTTGTGGCGGCCAGCAGGCCCGCGGCCCAGGTCATGGTTTCCAGCACGCCGCCGTGGAAATCCGTCTCGCCGCCGTAGCCGATCCAGCGGGCAATCGGCAGCATGAAATCGATCCCTGCCTCATCCAGCATTTTCGCCAGTTTCAGGTTGTTGTCCCAGCTGTTGTTCCAGCGTTCGGGCGCCTTGGTGGGCGTCATGCCCGAGGAGCAGTTGGTGGAAAAAGTGCCAAGGCGAAAACGATCGCCCGAGAGCATCGGGTGTTGGGTCATTGTCAGCCGTCCCTGTTGGAGTTTTAAAAGTATTTTATGTTTGAAAGTCTATCGTAAATTCCATTTGCGTCAACGGGCGCGTGCGGCCAGAGTCACGCTGGAAAAGGGCGGGGTTCATGGCAGACAAAATCATTCCAGTTCAAAATGATGCACGGGTGCGGGGGCTGGATTGGCACTGGCATCTGGCGCAAAGCGCGGTCGAGGTGGACACGACCGAGCTGGAATTCGCCCTGATGCGCACGTTTGAGGGATTCGGGCGGTGGCAATCGGAATGTCTGGCGTCGGTCTGCGATCTGGCGGCGACGGGGCCGGAGAACGCGCTGTTGCACATCATCCGAATGAACGACCGCCCCAAGACGATCAAGGATCTGGCGCGGCTGACGAACCGGGATGATGTGCCCAACATCCAGTATTCGCTGCGCAAGCTGATCGGGGCGGGGCTGGTGCTGCGCAAGGGGGCGGGGCGGTCGGGTGTGACCTATGAGGTGACCGAAGAAGGCCTGCGCGTGACCGAGGATTATGGCGCATTGCGGCGGCGGCTGTTGTTGCAGGCGGTGGCCAATGTGCCGGGATTCAGCGAACGTCTGGCCGAGGCCACGCGCACACTGAACCTGCTGTCCGGGATTTACGAGGAAATCTCGCGCGTTGCCGCCACGCACCGCCGGCCGTGACGCAGCTCAGGCCAGCGCGGGGTTTCGTTCGGCGCTGTCCAGCCGGCGGTGCAGGTCGCGTGCGACGCGGGCATAGGCCCCCGGCTTGACCGGCATCTGCCATTCCATGAAGCGCTGCATCGGGCCGATGGACAGGCCCATGTCTGCCAGCAACTCATCCACCTGATGCATGGAAAAGGGGATGATGTTGGTGCCGCGCGCATGTTTGCCTTCGGTCCGTTCCTCCATCCAGCGCAGGCGGGCATCGGTCGCCTCAAGCTGCGCACGCTCGGACGGCAGGTCCAGCGCGCCGCCCAGATGGGCCGCGATCCAGAGCGCGCCCATTTCCGCCGACAGGG is a genomic window containing:
- a CDS encoding LLM class flavin-dependent oxidoreductase, with product MTQHPMLSGDRFRLGTFSTNCSSGMTPTKAPERWNNSWDNNLKLAKMLDEAGIDFMLPIARWIGYGGETDFHGGVLETMTWAAGLLAATKNIAVFATIHTAANHPVVVAKQMATIDQIGHGRAGLNIVAGWNKPEYEALGLTLPDDHETRYSYAQEWFDLIRKLWTSDDHFDWDGKYFKAAKVKGDPKPMRGTVPIINAAGSPQGREFATDNANFLFTPAIDLERSKVEIAELKAQAKAKGRDVNVLTFSHVICRPTEDEAKAYADYTAVQNADTDAVDNLVRLQFAHAHSFPHDLLAQIKHLFALGHGGFPLIGTPEQVADGIVKLHATGFAGTTLSFVDYVEEFPYFRDHVLPRLEAAGIR
- a CDS encoding winged helix DNA-binding protein, with translation MADKIIPVQNDARVRGLDWHWHLAQSAVEVDTTELEFALMRTFEGFGRWQSECLASVCDLAATGPENALLHIIRMNDRPKTIKDLARLTNRDDVPNIQYSLRKLIGAGLVLRKGAGRSGVTYEVTEEGLRVTEDYGALRRRLLLQAVANVPGFSERLAEATRTLNLLSGIYEEISRVAATHRRP